A window of Magnolia sinica isolate HGM2019 chromosome 13, MsV1, whole genome shotgun sequence genomic DNA:
agagagtacgaaggctctccgaAAAATtgtagtaaaagttttgagccagacaacatcttcttctagctacgaaaggaattggagttgttttgcgcttattcattcaaagaataggtaCATATTGCAAACTaggacattagatagacttgtcttcttgcactacaatataaagctaagaatgcgacgacatcataggagtaTTGCAGCTGCTGATGACAcggactactgtccaataaacttggacaatatttatgatgaggatgacccacttctaccttggcaggaaacaagggaaaagcaaattgaagaggatagtgaagagaTAGAAATTGATGACCCATTAATACATACAgtgcaacaagagagtcgtgcggatgtgttggacccagtaagaggggcagcttTTATGCCAAGTACAgttcaagatcaacaaaagagtacgagcagtggtagcgcaACCAtgtcggatgatggtgatgataacGCCCCTAACCCtagtgctggcacttctggtgttgctcagcacaCCATACAGCTGTCTACAGATCGCGATGCTGATGAACATTGACAAGgtagtacacgaggtcggacttatgagtgtactgagtcacgatacagccagcagaaGGAGGGTAGGTCTAGTGGTGCACCTGCACCGAGTCCGAGAGGTCCGAAACATCAGTAGGCTCATGAtcctggttattatgatggatattcgtATGACTAATTGGATTATGATTATAGTTATACTGAGCctattccatcacattcatgttggagtagtcctcctgattcatatccatatgattataaatatccagatccaaatccaagttactcatcacagacactctcaatctcaagattctcaacagcctgagtacggGCACCATTATGGCTATTCGATGGGCActagtggatatccttactcgggatcggagtcgttgcctagtcaggatcagtcatcctctagtttcaTTGATCTAATATTTCCTTCTAGCACTAGATATTATAGATATGTAGCACCTCCACCTATTGGAGAGCCTCagcctgatgatgacgatgacgatgatgtggaggtcgagcaaccacaaaaaagtagattttcattttggtagtgacttgtgattgtaagataatattaatagtatatatttgtattaaggtaagtacTTGTAGCAGATAGCTCACAACAATATTATTGCAAGCAgccaagcacacacttgacactgccgaacttgtatttaaaatagctcccctgacaaccaatcaagtaatccttaatcaagttgcaggggagtatatcaaacactactatttttttcttttttaatattcttgacttgaggatgacaggtcacgggacaggaatcacagtcacaGCCATAggtatgaaaaataattgcaaacacctacacatgtaagatattttcatattacattcattctaatatatctatcattgaaaattaaatatatgagttttgcagtcaaatctAGGTTGTCTGATTCATAAATTCATCGgacagtctgatacaacttctcaccaaagagtggaccgttacaccaccataaatatgttccaatttataaatgaatgcatatttggaatgcttagaatattccggatttaatccatatttttttggcaaaaaaaaataaaaaattgcaccgttacgggccgttgcGCCCCcatatcgccgttacacccccgtatccgtatcagtATCAGTGGGCACCAttacaccaaccgataccgatacggaataccttggtctTAATACGTGCACTATCCAACTGAATTGAtacaagtatatttaaagtctattcatataatttataaacataagaagacgtatggaaacacaagcaatacattcaaaagcaaaagaaaaatcactagatcaggttacatgtttgattttgtgtttggatacaaatattgcaactgatttgcgagaaattgagaaatttcgattttttctaattttccgCCACTTGCCTAtttcccccaaatctcgaaatcgaagctccaaatccatgatttttcatggaaaacatgaaggatcatagatttgtaaccatttgacattgatttaacgtgatttacagcaaaaaataaaataaaataaaataaaattgaaaatcgaaaatgctcaccgaatcaAATAGTTGTGATATATCTgcactacctatgcattttgtatcgcacaggttggatacaagatatatcatgggatatatcggccggtatcgtcgatatttaaaacactacatGTAACAACACGTGCCAATCACAATTTGCTTGTTTTGACTTTgtactaattattgcaattcaactgGATTCAcgtaggggaaaaaaaaaagaaggtgatCATGAGATATGAATTGTGATGTACCAAACCTTAGTTTCTCAAACAAACAATGAATCTAGCAAAACCGGAAACaaaaggattttttaaaaaaataataataataaattaaagatCAACAAAAATATTATCACAATCAATCAAATGTTTTTCCTCAAAAACCAAATAAAAATAGTATTAGTATTCATTACAAGTTCACAACAACATTCCactctttttttctattttccatCAACAGGGAACCAAAAACCCAAAACCCATGTCATTCAAATAAAAGGTTAAGAAAAAAAAGGAATCCAATCGCATCAAGAGAAAATTATAGATAAAGTGGAAAAAGGAACCCATCAAATCTCAAGGTGCATTTTGGATACCCAATTGAATTAAACTGCATTTATTGGTGTGATAAAATGGAATAGCCAAACTCTCATTTCCTTTCATAGCATTCATATTGATGATTAGCTCTCCAAATTACAATCATGTTACTTACTAGTTGAACCTAAAAGAAACACAATGCAACCCGAGGACTACTTAAAAGTTATCAAGCCTCAGAAACATCATTAATTTTTATCATTTCCTTTTGATTGAACTGAATGTTCCCACTTTAATTCACTTGCTCATCCAAACACATCTTAGTCATCATTTCCCCAAGATATTGATTCCACGTAGGCAAAAATGTCTCAAAAACCGATCATTAGTGATGCATTTCATTCATCTAGTGCACCGTTACAACTAGACACATTCTTCTCTACAGATGCAACTTTGAGCGCTACATTCCCTTCAAAAGATAACAACATTTCCTAGCACTCATAATGAATCAAATTACAATTAAATTGCTTTCAAGTCTAATTTCAAGTAACCAATTGCAATTCGTAGCCCAGATGACCAACGTTGGTGCTAAGGAAAGAATTTACAATTTCCTTATTTGACTTTATTAGATAaaatattgcaattcaatttgatattgCTCTAAAAGCTCCCTTAAGGGTTCATAAGAAATGAATTGCAATGTACCAAACCTTAGTTTCTCCAACAAACAACAAATCTATCACAAcccaaaggaaaaggaaaaaaacaaaggtcGGTGAAAATATCATAACCTGTCAAAGTAGCCCCGAAAAACCCCAAAGAAAAGAGCATTAGTTACAAGTCCACAAAAATAATCTACTCTCTCCTTTTTCACCCAAAAACCCATCCCattcaaaataaataattaaataaatcttgCCAGGAGCAATCAAATTCACCAAAAAGAAAATCCAATCTACcattcaataaaaataaaaataaaaaaaaataaaaaaaaacagctTCGCAAAAAACAACCAAAGAAGACCCCAAGCCAACAAGAAaaaacaatttcaaaaataaaaatcacctcAAAACCAATTGAATTATCCAATGAGCTAAATTACAATTACCCAATATCCAACAGCATTCCAATCTGCCAAGCCAGAACTTCTAGAAAAATGTCTttaagttttttaagttgtaactAAGTTACAGGTAACCTACTTACACATGAaagaaagttacaggtaattCTATGTAAGTCTAAGTTGTAACTAACTTACAGGTAACTTAGTTTCTATGTTTGAATAACCTGTAAATTAGTTACATGTAAGATGTTTTATATTCATACCAACCGGAGTTTAGAGTATGAAATTGTTAAAAAATCAAATTGTCACATAGAAAAGTTTGGATAAAAGTATGTAATTTTATTGAGCCCATTTAGATGACTAGTTGTACTGATTCTAAAGCTAAACTAATCATTATGTGAGaaacattatttttattatagaatATAAGTTTGAATAAAAGCATTCATACATGCCGGGTCTTATATACTTGGGTGTTTTATGCTATACCTGCAGGATTTGAGTTTCCCCATAAGTCGGTATATGTGtgtttgtatgtgtgtgtatatatatatatgtgtgtgtgtgtataagtatgtatatgtatacgtgtatatgcatgtatatgtatgtgtgtatgtatatgtatatgtatatgtatatatgtacatgaatatgtgtatatgtatatgtatgtatatatatgtaaatatgtatacgtatgcatatgcatatgtatatgtatgtgtatagGTATATTTGtacatgtatgtatatgtatatttatatttatatatatatatatatatgtacacacacacacacatgtacatatacatatacgtgtgtatatgtatgtgtatatgtacatttgtgtgtgtatgcatgtatatgtatatatgcgtgtgtatatatgtatgcatgtatatgtatatatgcgtgtgtatatatgtatacatgtatatgtatatgtatatatgtatatatatatatgtgtatgtatgtgtatatgtgtatgcatatgtatatgtgtgtatatatttgtttttcccttcatccaggtctttatgtcCTAATCATGAGGTAAgacatcaaataaacattatagtcggcactaggaggtttttaatcatGAACACCTAAGATTGAGATCTGCCTATGTTTGctcattttgggatcaagccctaaaatgatatgaaaaaaattgatgaataacatggataaaacacatgcaacatggtgagGCCTACAAAGCACCAACTAGTAGTGATATAGTTATTGGCTAACGTCACTAGTCAAACTTGAGTGGATCCATTGAGGTGTGTGGGATCCCAAAttatggagctcattgtgatgtatttttctcACATCCACATCGCTCATCCgtgttgaaagctcattttagaacgtgatacaaaaaataagaagatttgaatctcatgtggatcatagtataggaaacaatagtgattgaccattaaaaacttcttgtgggcacaaaagtttttggatcaagataatatttgtttggTATCTTTGTCCAAGTCTTTGTGATggagacatcacgcgcacacgggCACTTAtgccgcccccctacgcacgtacgccaaaaggagggccccaccgtcgatctgcatcgatgacgacgtccagggagggcctcctagctagaagacgaagtttttattcaaaagagtgggcccattagtcaagaaaagcccatcatgggatctcatgatcgtggcccactagtcagattgatttcatattttaggttttgcttattaatgttatttagaacatcatggacgttttagatttctttgattactttttattttggtttacttcatcgccaagtaataggttacgcacatggcacgagttttggggtatagggttttcttataaataggcacccattgtagcttttttcattgattgaagattaataaaaaaattctgcattttcctactctttgagttgtgaagcctaattgggtgcaaagTCTTCCCTTCATCGAAGAATTAACTACCGTGCTGTGAAACCACATCTAACTCGATTCGCCCCCATCTATCgctatctctactacccatcttctaccatcccttcttctcatctcaccctatCATCtatacttcgaatcaatcatctattgcagcaattctcctccccacagcaaaatttcaaaatctggccctacaggagggctgaaacttcggcagagcaccacgcgCAAACCGTACATcgaatcgagctgagatttgggggttttggagtccatccctggccgaccagggccaaggtggcctttttctgaatagtgggccccacacacgtgcgactAGGACCACACACATGCGTCTGGGCCaatgttgttgtccacgcgtgcggtacttctctgattcgtctctctcttctctttcactccgctttcacccaaaatcccaaaacctaaccctaaattacccaaatcttcaattttatgcgccttttcttaccctagggttccccgaattggaatttctaaatcccttggattagggactgattactatgcatgtgtggatgattatttcttatctttgagtatcatttggttcataatttttattgatccagccctatcatgtgtaggcctggacccgtatagattccccttaattgaatgtttggactttcatgtgggatatgaaatttgtgtaattgtttctgaactaacgtgatcttaagcctgaaatctcgcatatcgtatctgaatttcatgtcctgcatcactttgttaccttatcaacgAAAGTCGATTACGTGCTAAGTAAACTctttaaggctcaccatgatttatgtattgtatccaatccatccatcaattttaccatataattttaagtcttgatcccaaaaatgaagaatatccaaatatcaaatgaaccacaccacaagaaacaatgtgaattgaacttctaccattgaaaaattcttgggggccatagaagttttggatcaagcttatatttgatttttcccttcatccatgtttgtatgatctcatgaatatgttagatgacaaataaacatcactgtggggcctagcaaggtttcaatggtggaaatcattattcccactgtttcccgtggtatgatccactcgagctctggatttgcttcaattttggtctcaaccccttaaataagctggaaaaatgaatgaacggcatggataaatcatatacattcaCCATGGGCCCGACTGGGTTTACTCCGTACGATAAGGATCCGATTTccttgtcaataggttggatgggaaatcagattgcgtactgagttactcagtacagtcttatcgtactgagtaaactcagttaggcccaccttgaatgtatgtggtctatctacgctgtccatcagtttttccatctaatttaaggggttaagcccaaaattgaagcatatacaaagatgaagtggatcataccacaggacaGTTAGGATTGATTTCCACCTATGAAACCACtttgttggatggaaaataaatattttagtggatccatgatgtttttaatagtaggaatttagttaagattgttttcaatacggatggacggtgtggatgtaaggaaagtacatcactgtgggccccacagttcggCATCCGAAGCACTTaagcaaaagaaaaaataaaaaatgaaggagaggaaaaaataaaaaagaaaatcaataagggttagggcttcccttgccagagcagagagagggaaggagacgctgagagagagagagagagagagagagagagagagagagaaggaaacgtTGGGTCAGAGCAGGTAGGTGCATTTTCAATGCAGCTGCGTTTCCACCACCCTCTCCCAAATTCGAAATGGAAAGCCATTGCCTGTAACAAAGTAACCTTTGACTTGAAAAACACCTAATTCCTCTGTTACATTTCTTGCAATCTTAGCTGATAGAAAGTTACAGGTTGAGACTTTGTTACCTGTAACATTTCTCCCGCAAACACAAACTGTaagaaagtcacctgtaactttcttacattttacacaagttacaggcatccaaacagcccctaaagctcgaccaaaaataaaaataattaaatcaagtaGGAACTCAATTAAAATCAACTGACCTCTTGGCCCGCTTGGGATCAATCGCAGCCAGCTCTGCAAGCTTATCAGCAGCCATCGCCTTCTTCGCCTCCACCACCTCTCCATACAACCCTGACGACACTGACATCATCGATCCGTCCATGGAATTACTATGGCGATGGTGATGATTCCGTGGTCGTGCGTTTTTGGCCTCGCCTCCATTCCCATCCCCGCAATTCCCATCCATTCTGTCCCCAAATTGGCCATCCTCGATCCTGGATCCGACCTTCTCCAAGTCAATGTAGGTGGAAACGAGATCATCATCCTCTGACACCATTCCATCGAATCCCGCTGCTGATTGGTGGCGGTCATCGACGATGAGATCAAGGTCTTCAGGGATGCGGAAGGAGAGCTCGGATTGCGCCCGgcggtggtggggcccacgggaaGGAAATGGGATGGAATGCTTGTTATCTGCTGGATCTGAcattctgtgtgtgtgtgtgtgtgtttggtgtTAGGAAGAGAGAGAAACTGTTGTATTTTCAGGCATCGCCAGAAACAGAGATGGAGGGAGAggcattaagagagagagagagagagagagagagagagagagtgagcttTTCATGATAAAATGAAAAGTTCTTATTTTATGACAACGTTCGGAGACTGAAATCGGACTCGGCTCAGTTGAGCAATGAATGAGTTCGGACGAGTTGACCCATCTTCACAATGAGTGGCCTAAAGTTTTACTCTCTGGCCtaaagtttctctctctctctctctctctctctctctctctctctctctctctctctgtatatatataaCAAATCCTACCATATTAATGcaattaaaatattaattattattatatatttcaataattTTTCAACTACATAGAAATAAAATTATTCATTAATACTTATTATGTTCATTTAGTACAAATAAGTGCCAATTAAATTTGTCTTACACAACATATTTCGAATTTGGAATGTATGTATTGTTGATGCATAAATCTAGTTAGCCTTCCCTAAACCTTCAAATTCCTACACAAGGAGCAGACAAAGGAGACCATGGCTGCAACAGGGACCCCTCTGATGCTTAAGTCAGGTAGGAAATCTGGGTCTGATCGTGAGTAGGGTTTCAGGCTTAAGATTGTGCGTACATTTCACCATTAGGGATACTCCTATTTATAGGTGGGAGAAGGTGGTGGCATAAGAGGTAGTCTCCCTGTTTAGTACGGACATATTGTATAGAGATTCGGACCCCGTTCATGTTTGAGGATCTTTCGAGATCCTCAATCAAGATCTCAGGCAGATCCGTGTTGCGATCGCCTTCCTAGATCCTCGA
This region includes:
- the LOC131223838 gene encoding transcription factor RF2b isoform X2, with translation MSDPADNKHSIPFPSRGPHHRRAQSELSFRIPEDLDLIVDDRHQSAAGFDGMVSEDDDLVSTYIDLEKVGSRIEDGQFGDRMDGNCGDGNGGEAKNARPRNHHHRHSNSMDGSMMSVSSGLYGEVVEAKKAMAADKLAELAAIDPKRAKRQWLSISNLGEGGGNAAALKMHLPALTQPLNEALKQEVEKLRIATGEVLNPGKSFNFGVPQMPYNPSFFSIPHQSVGHHHNIQLSQFHPSQHNIPSHQLLAHSHMISEMMKQDPLGRLQELDISGGSHLVKSEGPSISASESSSTF